The bacterium sequence TGATTCGGATTTTATCGATAAATTCGGCAACAGCAACCGCGATATCGCTGCCCTGATGGTGAACATCAGCTACAAGCGGCGTATTATAGCTGCGCTGAGCAAGTTTATTCTTGATTTCGCCCAAACATCGCGCTTCCATCAGGCTAGGGGTGGTCACGCGTACGATTTCAGAGCCGGCATCGTGCATCTGCATAATCTGCTCAACGCAAGCATCTACGTTACGCGTTTCCTCGGTGATCATCGACTGAACGACGATGGGATTATTTCCACCGATTACAACGCTTCCCACCCGAACCTCGCGTGTTTTGCGCCGTTTAATAGTTATCATAATATGTCAGCTAGAGTGCTGCGCTGGATTATGAACAGTTCCCGCAGCCCAACTTGTGCAAGGTCGAGCAAACTGTTTAATTGGTCTCGATCGTATGGTTTGCCCTCAGCCGTTCCCTGCACCTCGATGAACTTACCCCCCTCGGTCATAATCACGTTCATATCAACTTCAGCGCCTGAGTCTTCCTCATAGGCAAGGTCTAAAAGCTCCAGGTCTTCGACAATCCCTATACTTATTCCCGCTACAGGTTCGCTGAATGGGTGCTCTGTCAATAAACCTTGCTTTATCATCCATTGAGAAGCTTCAGCGACAGCAACAAATGCGCCTGTAACGGAAGCGGTGCGTGTGCCCCCATCGCCCTGAATCACATCGCAGTCAACAACAATCGAGCGTTCGCCAAACTTTGTTAAATCAACCACTCCACGCAGTGAACGTCCGACTAATCTTTGTATTTCCTGAGATCGACCGCTGATGTGGCCTTTGGAAATATCGCGAGGCGTTCGTTGGCGGCATGAACGGGGAAGCA is a genomic window containing:
- the rph gene encoding ribonuclease PH, with translation MARLNGRAVNQLRPTTMERSVSKYAEGSCLITMGDTKVLITASVEERVPSFLKGTGKGWLTAEYSMLPRSCRQRTPRDISKGHISGRSQEIQRLVGRSLRGVVDLTKFGERSIVVDCDVIQGDGGTRTASVTGAFVAVAEASQWMIKQGLLTEHPFSEPVAGISIGIVEDLELLDLAYEEDSGAEVDMNVIMTEGGKFIEVQGTAEGKPYDRDQLNSLLDLAQVGLRELFIIQRSTLADIL